One Oxobacter pfennigii DNA window includes the following coding sequences:
- a CDS encoding NADH:flavin oxidoreductase: MAKFEKFAYKSLEDLESKIKELGVNLKLNKDLSPLSRGVKIGNTKTPNAIAILPMEGCDSNSDGSPSDLVFRRYKRFASGGAGLLWFEACAVVPEGKANPLQLSINQENIKSFKELVDMSNSEAKKACGENHVPVKILQLTHSGRYSKPNGKAEPIIAQHDPLLDPPVGAAGDYPVATDEYLDSLPEKYAKAAALAREAGFDGVDIKSCHRYLFSEVLSAFTREGKYGGSFENRTRLMLSTIEAVKKTVGNDFIIASRFNVFDSHPYPYGFGVDKDDCWKSDLTEPLKFVELLKKAGVNLLSNSAGNPYFRFPQVTRPFDTPTLNGEIPDEHPIESVARLFEFTRRIQHTVPDIPVIGNGYSWLRQFIGYAGAANIADGSVTMMGIGREAFAYPDAPKDLLEKGQMDPKKVCIACSKCTQIMRDGGRTGCVIRDTEVYVPLYNEAREKATAAGK; encoded by the coding sequence ATGGCAAAATTTGAGAAGTTTGCTTATAAATCATTGGAAGATTTGGAGTCAAAGATAAAAGAACTTGGTGTTAATCTCAAGTTAAACAAAGATCTCTCGCCTCTGTCACGGGGGGTGAAGATAGGGAATACAAAAACCCCTAACGCCATAGCTATCCTTCCCATGGAAGGCTGCGACAGCAATAGCGACGGCAGTCCTTCAGACCTTGTATTCAGAAGATATAAACGTTTTGCTTCAGGGGGAGCAGGCCTTTTATGGTTTGAGGCCTGTGCCGTTGTGCCTGAAGGTAAAGCAAATCCCCTGCAGCTTTCTATAAATCAGGAAAACATAAAATCATTTAAAGAATTGGTGGATATGTCTAACAGCGAGGCAAAGAAAGCTTGCGGCGAAAATCACGTACCGGTAAAAATCCTTCAGCTGACACATTCAGGACGCTACTCAAAGCCAAATGGGAAAGCCGAACCTATCATAGCACAGCATGATCCGCTACTTGATCCGCCTGTGGGAGCGGCAGGGGACTATCCCGTTGCAACAGATGAATATTTGGACTCACTTCCCGAGAAATATGCGAAAGCCGCAGCTTTGGCAAGGGAAGCAGGCTTTGACGGCGTTGATATAAAATCATGTCATAGATATCTTTTCTCTGAAGTTTTAAGTGCATTTACCAGAGAAGGGAAATACGGCGGCAGCTTTGAAAACAGGACCCGCCTTATGCTATCAACAATTGAAGCCGTTAAAAAGACAGTAGGCAATGATTTTATAATTGCAAGCCGTTTTAATGTTTTCGATTCTCACCCATATCCTTATGGTTTTGGTGTAGATAAGGATGACTGCTGGAAATCCGATCTCACAGAACCGTTAAAATTTGTTGAACTGCTTAAAAAGGCGGGGGTGAATTTACTGAGCAATTCTGCCGGAAATCCATACTTCCGTTTCCCGCAGGTTACAAGGCCTTTTGATACTCCTACACTAAACGGTGAAATACCGGATGAACATCCTATTGAAAGCGTGGCAAGGCTTTTTGAATTCACCCGCAGAATTCAGCACACAGTTCCTGATATTCCCGTAATAGGAAACGGATACAGCTGGCTCAGGCAATTTATTGGTTATGCCGGTGCAGCTAACATTGCTGATGGTTCCGTTACAATGATGGGGATAGGCAGAGAAGCATTTGCATATCCTGATGCGCCTAAGGACCTTTTGGAAAAAGGGCAAATGGATCCTAAGAAAGTATGCATAGCTTGCAGCAAGTGCACTCAGATAATGAGAGACGGCGGAAGGACCGGATGTGTTATAAGAGATACAGAAGTATATGTACCTTTATATAATGAGGCCAGAGAAAAGGCAACAGCAGCCGGCAAGTAA
- a CDS encoding 3-ketoacyl-ACP reductase, producing the protein MNKTAIVTGGGRGIGLAIVKQLAADGMNVSVMGSSPEDTYREAFDEIRKTGADVLYIQGSIDNADDRQRCVNETVKKFGSIDVLVNNAGVAPKVRADLLEMTEESFDHVIGINLKGTMFFTQLVAKQMIGQEKSTFKRGTIVNVSSISATVSSVNRGEYCISKAGISMLTTLYADRLADEGIFVYEVRPGVIATDMTSKVKEKYDELIKQGMFPIKRWGYPEDIANAVSLLCSDKMTYSTGDHLNLDGGFHIRRL; encoded by the coding sequence ATGAATAAGACAGCTATAGTAACCGGCGGAGGCAGAGGAATCGGTCTTGCAATAGTAAAGCAATTGGCAGCTGACGGAATGAACGTTTCGGTAATGGGTTCCAGCCCTGAGGATACTTACAGGGAAGCTTTTGATGAAATAAGAAAAACAGGAGCAGATGTTTTATATATCCAGGGGAGCATTGATAATGCTGATGACAGACAGCGTTGTGTCAATGAAACGGTAAAAAAATTCGGTTCAATAGATGTACTTGTAAATAATGCAGGTGTTGCCCCAAAGGTTCGAGCAGATTTATTGGAGATGACAGAAGAGAGCTTTGACCATGTTATAGGCATAAATCTTAAAGGTACCATGTTTTTCACCCAGCTTGTAGCTAAACAAATGATAGGCCAGGAGAAAAGTACATTTAAGAGAGGAACAATAGTGAACGTATCGTCAATTTCGGCAACAGTATCTTCTGTAAACAGAGGTGAATACTGCATTTCAAAGGCTGGTATATCCATGCTTACCACTCTTTATGCCGATAGATTAGCCGATGAAGGCATATTCGTTTATGAGGTAAGGCCGGGAGTGATTGCGACGGATATGACTTCAAAGGTTAAAGAAAAATATGATGAGCTTATTAAACAGGGCATGTTCCCCATAAAACGCTGGGGATATCCAGAGGATATAGCAAATGCAGTATCCCTTTTATGCTCGGATAAGATGACATATTCAACCGGCGACCACCTTAATTTGGACGGCGGATTCCATATCAGGAGGCTGTAG
- a CDS encoding FAD-binding protein yields MKHDTVNISGLELDVYSLNTVVVGSGAAGFNAASRLHSLNQTDIAIVTEHINAGTSRNTGSDKQTYYKLTLSGAEPDSVGELAQTLFAGGCVDGDVALAEAALSARCFLRLCDLGVPFPVNRYGEYIGYKTDHDPRRRATSVGPLTSKHMTEALERDVISKNIKIFDSCQVVKVLTENDTFLGLLCLNLIDGKDKPKFTLFNCKSVIFATGGPAGMYADSVYPFGHYGSSGIAFEAGVMGRNLTEWQYGLASVKPRWNVSGTYMQVLPKFISTGKDENDEREFLTDFFKDYGEMLSRVFMKGYQWPFDVRKIIGGSSIVDILVYIETCIKGRRVFLDFRNNPGDCDIDFKKLDNESYEYLDKAGALFGTPIERLLHMNTPAYEFYLSRGVDLKKQPLEIALCAQHNNGGIAIDKWWQSNIEGFFAAGEAAGSHGIYRPGGSALNAGQVGSTRAAQFVASNRKGEALSVNEFIEKASEKIEKVLDLSKNLLSHESNIDALWENAQKRMSRAGAAIRDSAEIERALNEVKNEIESFDILVKADETEKLSLVYRLYDMLLSQYVYLSSMADYVKMGGKSRGSSFYSDKSGRKVDETLPDVFSFNLDDGSKNDLIQEVVFKDGKCLFSWRPVRDIPKDDDFFENVWRSFRENGNVY; encoded by the coding sequence ATGAAACATGATACAGTGAATATATCAGGCCTGGAACTGGATGTATACTCACTAAATACTGTCGTAGTAGGAAGCGGTGCAGCGGGCTTTAATGCCGCATCAAGGCTTCATTCTCTCAATCAGACAGATATAGCGATAGTTACAGAACATATAAATGCCGGCACATCAAGAAACACAGGGTCTGACAAGCAGACTTATTACAAGCTTACATTATCCGGCGCAGAACCGGACTCGGTGGGAGAACTGGCACAGACTTTGTTTGCCGGCGGCTGTGTTGACGGTGATGTTGCTTTAGCAGAAGCGGCATTATCCGCCCGCTGCTTTTTAAGGCTGTGTGATTTAGGTGTGCCCTTTCCCGTAAACCGCTATGGGGAGTATATAGGCTATAAGACCGACCATGACCCGAGGCGCCGCGCTACATCAGTCGGCCCTCTTACTTCAAAGCACATGACAGAAGCATTGGAGCGTGACGTGATATCAAAAAACATAAAAATATTTGACAGCTGTCAGGTAGTTAAAGTGCTTACGGAAAATGATACTTTTTTAGGGCTTTTATGCCTTAACTTAATTGACGGAAAAGACAAACCTAAATTTACCCTCTTTAACTGCAAAAGTGTAATATTTGCAACGGGAGGGCCTGCCGGCATGTATGCGGATTCAGTATATCCCTTCGGCCATTATGGTTCCTCGGGTATAGCATTTGAAGCAGGCGTCATGGGAAGAAACCTGACAGAATGGCAATATGGGCTTGCTTCTGTAAAACCAAGATGGAATGTATCGGGAACATATATGCAGGTATTGCCTAAATTCATTTCCACCGGTAAGGACGAAAATGATGAGCGGGAGTTTTTAACCGATTTCTTTAAGGATTACGGCGAAATGCTGTCCAGAGTTTTCATGAAAGGATATCAGTGGCCTTTTGATGTAAGAAAAATAATAGGGGGCTCCTCCATTGTTGATATACTTGTATATATAGAAACCTGTATAAAGGGACGCAGAGTATTTTTGGATTTTAGAAACAACCCTGGAGATTGTGATATTGATTTTAAAAAGCTTGATAATGAAAGCTATGAATACTTGGATAAGGCAGGAGCTCTTTTCGGAACTCCAATTGAAAGGCTTCTTCATATGAATACCCCGGCTTATGAATTTTACTTGAGCCGCGGTGTGGATTTAAAAAAACAACCCCTCGAAATTGCTCTTTGCGCCCAGCATAACAACGGCGGAATAGCAATTGATAAATGGTGGCAAAGCAATATCGAAGGCTTTTTTGCGGCAGGTGAAGCTGCAGGAAGCCACGGTATATACCGCCCCGGCGGCAGCGCATTGAACGCAGGGCAGGTAGGCTCTACAAGGGCTGCCCAGTTTGTTGCCTCCAACCGCAAGGGGGAAGCTCTTTCAGTAAATGAATTTATTGAAAAGGCTTCAGAGAAAATTGAGAAAGTATTGGACTTATCGAAAAATTTATTATCCCATGAATCAAATATTGACGCCTTGTGGGAAAATGCCCAAAAAAGGATGAGCCGTGCAGGTGCTGCCATAAGAGACAGCGCTGAAATTGAAAGGGCCCTTAATGAGGTCAAAAATGAAATTGAAAGCTTTGATATACTTGTCAAAGCAGATGAAACAGAAAAGCTTTCGCTTGTATACAGGCTTTATGATATGCTTTTAAGCCAGTATGTTTATTTATCTTCCATGGCAGATTACGTAAAAATGGGTGGAAAGAGCAGGGGCTCTTCCTTCTACAGCGATAAATCAGGCCGAAAGGTGGATGAAACCCTTCCGGATGTATTCAGTTTTAATTTAGATGACGGCAGCAAGAACGATCTTATTCAGGAAGTCGTCTTTAAGGATGGAAAGTGCTTATTTAGCTGGAGACCTGTCAGGGATATTCCAAAAGATGATGACTTCTTTGAAAACGTCTGGAGAAGCTTTAGAGAAAACGGAAATGTTTATTAA